A stretch of Meiothermus sp. QL-1 DNA encodes these proteins:
- a CDS encoding metal-binding protein, with the protein MPSGRVHEAINLSVLGLAAGVYWLYRETLAIPEPIAVAFVGSYLVGTFLITPDLDLAERQVRSKRRWGWLGWLWVPYGWLFTHRGLSHTWLVGPLTRLLYLGGVGLVLGWLGLVLVRYLGLHPVLEARFSPPPPEVVWALVLGYYVSQWLHLLADGIWPDVRSLRSRRR; encoded by the coding sequence ATGCCGTCGGGCCGAGTGCATGAAGCTATCAATCTGAGCGTGCTAGGGTTGGCCGCCGGGGTTTACTGGCTTTATCGGGAGACGCTCGCCATACCGGAGCCGATAGCGGTGGCCTTTGTGGGGAGCTATTTGGTGGGAACCTTCCTGATTACCCCCGACCTCGACCTGGCTGAGCGACAGGTGCGCTCCAAGCGCCGTTGGGGCTGGTTGGGCTGGCTCTGGGTGCCCTATGGGTGGCTCTTTACCCACCGGGGGCTTTCCCACACCTGGTTGGTGGGCCCCCTCACGCGGCTCCTCTACCTGGGCGGAGTGGGGCTGGTACTGGGCTGGTTGGGCCTGGTGCTGGTTCGCTACCTGGGCTTGCACCCGGTCCTAGAAGCCCGGTTTTCCCCTCCACCCCCCGAGGTGGTCTGGGCTTTAGTGCTCGGGTACTACGTTTCCCAGTGGCTGCACCTGTTGGCCGATGGCATCTGGCCTGATGTAAGGTCGCTTCGGTCCCGCCGGCGCTAA
- a CDS encoding cupin domain-containing protein: protein MDARFWIEQLGLLPHPEGGYYREIYRSAESVEAEHLPSRYGGDRAFSTAIYYLLEHPDFSAFHRLKSDEIWHFYDGSPLILWLIDPAGALQVLRLGRDPARGEQPVRVVPAGCWFAASLEHPQSFALVGCTVAPGFDFVDFELAEREALLRQFPQHRALIERLTR from the coding sequence ATGGACGCGCGCTTTTGGATCGAACAGCTAGGACTCCTTCCCCACCCCGAGGGGGGCTACTACCGCGAGATATACCGCTCGGCAGAGAGCGTGGAGGCTGAACACCTTCCTTCGCGCTACGGGGGGGATAGGGCCTTTTCCACCGCTATTTACTATCTGCTTGAACACCCCGACTTCTCCGCCTTCCATCGCTTAAAAAGCGACGAGATATGGCACTTCTACGACGGAAGCCCCCTCATCCTCTGGCTGATCGACCCTGCTGGGGCCTTGCAGGTCCTGCGCCTGGGCCGCGACCCTGCCCGGGGGGAGCAGCCTGTGAGGGTGGTGCCGGCTGGCTGCTGGTTTGCGGCCAGTCTCGAGCATCCCCAAAGCTTCGCTCTGGTGGGCTGCACCGTGGCCCCAGGCTTCGACTTCGTCGACTTTGAGCTGGCCGAGCGCGAGGCGTTGCTGCGCCAGTTTCCCC